In a genomic window of Helianthus annuus cultivar XRQ/B chromosome 10, HanXRQr2.0-SUNRISE, whole genome shotgun sequence:
- the LOC110884287 gene encoding uncharacterized protein LOC110884287 encodes MARSFSNAKRLSSFFGDQLSVVISKRGLAAAPHGGATAGAAAIMNKGSAESTKPAPRVSEFRSNQVYSFLNNIHPFSVYGSVYKSQIPSMLSFSSRLSTAATPSVASSVTSHARPLSPHLSIYKPQSNSMYSIFSRIAASIISGVALLFYFLYMKTGLICFTYNSFYQLFFGVSGFTELICYSSVPLLLLHIIHTVKH; translated from the exons ATGGCTCGCTCCTTTTCAAACGCCAAACGTCTCTCATCCTTCTTCGGTGATCAGCTTTCCGTCGTTATCTCCAA GCGAGGACTCGCCGCCGCACCACACGGCGGTGCAACCGCCGGCGCCGCTGCTATCATGAACAAAGGAAGCGCAGAATCGACGAAACCGGCACCTAGGGTTTCAGAATTTCGATCGAATCAGGTTTACTCTTTTCTGAACAATATCCACCCGTTCTCAGTATACGGTAGTGTTTACAAGTCACAGATCCCGTCGATGTTATCATTTTCCAGTAGATTATCTACTGCTGCAACTCCGTCAGTTGCGAGTTCCGTAACTAGTCATGCTCGGCCGTTATCGCCTCATCTTTCGATTTACAAGCCGCAGTCGAATTCCATGTATTCGATTTTCAGTAGAATCGCTGCATCGATAATATCCGGTGTTGCCTTGCTGTTCTATTTTCTTTACATGAAAACAGGATTGATTTGCTTCACCTACAACAGTTTCTACCAGCTATTTTTCGGAGTGTCTGGATTCACTGAGTTGATCTGCTATTCATCAGTTCCCCTGCTTCTCCTCCATATCATCCATACAGTGAAGCACTAA
- the LOC110884285 gene encoding probable pectinesterase/pectinesterase inhibitor 41, with protein MASTTTIFSILILLTYAATTATSQPPSSSSTVCQSTPYPSFCQTTLPINNSSATIYDYGRLSIRKSITAASKFANSIDKYLSNSPGLTTGTVRALQDCQYLAKLNLEYLSNAFATVNTTQTTLSDTKSEDIQTILSAILTNTETCIDGLQSNAASWTSKDGVVSPIKNDNKLYSVSLALVNKGWGSKKSKKNRVSHKHKGLEAISETVGRRKLLQVDGTGSQVVVSQDGSGNFTTITDAINFAPNNTSPSTAGYFVVYVTAGVYEEYVNIPKNKKNLMMIGDGINQTVITGNRSVVDGWTTFNSATFIVVAPNFVAMNLTIRNTAGAIKHQAVALRSGADLSTFYKCSFEGYQDTLYAHSLRQFYRECDVYGTVDFIFGNAATVLQNCNLYPRLPMSGQFNAITAQGRTDPGQNTGTSIQKCNIRAADDLAASNGTTVTYLGRPWKEYSRTVYMQSFMDSLIAPAGWSVWSGDFALNTSYYAEFNNSGPGSDTSQRVTWPGFHVINETDAVSFTVSGFIVGDAWLNQTGVPYDAGL; from the exons ATGgcttccaccaccaccatcttctcCATCCTCATTCTCCTCACATACGCCGCCACGACCGCCACCTCTCAACCgccctcctcctcctccacagTCTGCCAATCCACCCCTTACCCATCCTTCTGCCAAACCACCCTCCCCATCAACAACTCCTCAGCCACCATATACGACTACGGCCGCCTCTCCATCCGTAAATCAATCACCGCCGCCTCGAAATTCGCAAACTCAATCGATAAATACCTTTCTAACTCCCCAGGGTTAACCACAGGAACCGTCCGTGCACTCCAAGATTGCCAATACTTGGCCAAACTAAACCTAGAGTACCTTTCAAACGCTTTCGCCACCGTTAACACAACCCAAACCACGCTTTCGGATACCAAATCTGAAGACATACAAACGATCCTTAGCGCCATTTTAACCAACACCGAAACATGCATTGATGGTTTACAATCAAATGCTGCCTCTTGGACCTCCAAAGACGGCGTCGTATCCCCTATTAAAAATGATAACAAGTTATATAGTGTTTCATTAGCTCTTGTTAACAAAGGATGGGGcagtaaaaaaagtaaaaaaaatagggtttcacaTAAACATAAAGGTTTGGAAGCTATATCCGAAACGGTTGGTCGGAGAAAGCTTCTTCAGGTAGATGGCACCGGTAGTCAGGTGGTGGTTAGTCAAGACGGTTCGGGGAACTTTACGACGATCACCGATGCAATTAACTTTGCTCCCAACAATACTAGTCCTTCTACGGCTGGATACTTTGTGGTTTATGTGACTGCAGGAGTTTATGAGGAGTATGTTAATATTCCTAAGAACAAGAAGAATTTGATGATGATTGGTGATGGTATTAACCAGACGGTGATCACTGGAAATCGCAGTGTTGTTGATGGCTGGACCACCTTCAATTCTGCCACATTTA TCGTGGTGGCGCCTAACTTCGTCGCCATGAACCTTACCATCCGCAACACCGCCGGAGCGATCAAACACCAAGCCGTAGCCTTACGAAGCGGGGCCGATTTATCGACATTCTACAAATGCAGCTTCGAAGGGTACCAAGACACATTATACGCACACTCCCTCCGTCAATTCTACCGTGAATGTGACGTTTACGGCACCGTTGACTTCATATTCGGTAATGCGGCCACCGTGCTCCAAAACTGTAACTTATACCCCCGGTTGCCGATGTCGGGTCAGTTCAATGCCATAACAGCGCAAGGAAGAACTGACCCGGGTCAGAACACGGGTACATCTATCCAGAAGTGTAATATTCGGGCAGCTGATGATTTGGCGGCGAGTAATGGGACGACTGTGACGTATTTGGGTCGACCGTGGAAGGAGTATTCTCGGACGGTGTATATGCAGTCGTTTATGGACTCGTTGATTGCTCCCGCGGGGTGGTCGGTGTGGTCGGGTGACTTTGCGTTGAATACTTCGTATTATGCCGAGTTTAATAACTCCGGGCCGGGGTCGGATACTAGCCAGAGAGTTACCTGGCCCGGGTTTCATGTTATTAATGAGACGGATGCAGTTAGTTTTACTGTGTCGGGTTTTATCGTCGGTGATGCGTGGTTGAACCAGACAGGCGTGCCGTATGACGCTGGGTTGTGA
- the LOC110884286 gene encoding SWR1 complex subunit 6, with translation MDDDASRRMSTRARKVAPKMAAALASTDNRTQAILARLEALENDNPGAEVVEPNDDEDASLDEDDDLVFHKKHSKGTKRKTRQAKALETAKKAPRTFLELLHDANLESLPPHVPSYLRAAVGPPSSTCRRHFCTVCGFSAKYTCVRCGMRFCAVRCQTIHNDTRCLKFVA, from the exons ATGGATGACGATGCATCCCGCCGCATGTCTACTCGAGCTCGTAAAGTTGCGCCTAAAATGGCAGCTGCACTTGCCAGCACTGATAATCGAACTCAG GCAATTCTCGCTCGTCTTGAAGCGCTCGAGAATGATAATCCTGGAGCTGAAGTCGTAGAACCTAACGATGATGAGGATGCTTCccttgatgaagatgatgatctaG TGTTTCATAAGAAGCATTCCAAAGGTACCAAACGTAAAACTCGCCAAGCCAAAGCACTTGAGACGGCAAAGAAAGCTCCGCGGACGTTCCTTGAGCTCTTGCATGAT GCAAACCTGGAATCGTTACCCCCACATGTACCCTCATATTTGAGAGCAGCAGTTGGGCCTCCAAGCTCCACATGTCGCCGTCATTTTTGCACCGTTTGTGGTTTCTCTGCAAAATATACATGTGTAAGGTGTGGGATGCGTTTTTGTGCTGTCCGGTGCCAGACCATTCATAATGACACGCGCTGTCTCAAATTTGTCGCGTAG